From Acidovorax sp. FHTAMBA, one genomic window encodes:
- a CDS encoding TRAP transporter substrate-binding protein, producing MTFLKRRTAVAVMGAVALASLATTAAAQTVTLRLHQFLPPQAVIPAKALVPWAQKVEADSGGRIKVQLFHAMQLGGAPPQLFDQARDGVVDLTWTVLGYTPGRFPKTEVFELPFMIGAPEASSRAIQEYVEKYAADEFKDVKLIAVHTHGPGLFHTKAPVTGLESLRGMKIRGGSRIINNMLTKLGATPVGMPVPGVTEALSKGVIDGTTIPWEVTPSLKVTELVKNHTTFAGKEGLYTQTFAFSMNKASYDKLPPDLKAVIDKNSGIETAAMFGRAMDEGDRVGREIAEKAKNNIVALDQAETQRWRRTAASVETDWINEVKGKGIDGAKLAAEARALIAKHSK from the coding sequence ATGACCTTCCTGAAGCGACGCACCGCCGTGGCGGTGATGGGGGCGGTGGCCCTGGCCAGCCTGGCCACCACGGCTGCAGCCCAGACGGTGACCCTGCGACTGCACCAGTTTTTGCCGCCCCAGGCCGTCATTCCCGCCAAGGCCCTGGTGCCCTGGGCCCAGAAGGTCGAAGCCGATTCGGGCGGCCGGATCAAGGTGCAGCTGTTTCACGCCATGCAACTGGGCGGGGCGCCCCCACAGCTGTTTGACCAGGCACGCGACGGCGTGGTGGACCTGACCTGGACGGTGCTGGGCTACACGCCGGGCCGTTTTCCGAAAACCGAAGTTTTCGAGCTGCCCTTCATGATCGGCGCACCTGAAGCCTCGTCGCGCGCCATCCAGGAATATGTGGAGAAGTACGCGGCCGACGAGTTCAAGGACGTCAAGCTCATTGCCGTGCACACCCACGGCCCGGGGCTTTTCCACACCAAGGCGCCGGTGACCGGCCTGGAAAGTCTGCGGGGCATGAAGATCCGTGGCGGCTCGCGCATCATCAACAACATGCTCACCAAGCTCGGCGCCACGCCGGTGGGCATGCCCGTGCCGGGCGTGACCGAGGCGCTGTCCAAGGGCGTGATCGACGGCACCACCATTCCGTGGGAGGTGACGCCGTCGCTGAAGGTGACCGAGCTGGTGAAGAACCACACCACCTTTGCCGGCAAGGAAGGCCTGTACACGCAGACCTTCGCGTTCTCGATGAACAAGGCCAGCTACGACAAGCTGCCGCCCGACCTCAAGGCCGTGATCGACAAGAACTCCGGCATCGAGACGGCCGCCATGTTTGGCCGTGCCATGGACGAGGGCGACCGGGTGGGCCGGGAGATTGCGGAAAAGGCCAAGAACAACATCGTGGCGCTGGACCAGGCGGAAACCCAGCGCTGGCGCCGCACCGCGGCCAGCGTGGAAACCGACTGGATCAACGAGGTCAAGGGCAAAGGCATTGACGGCGCCAAGCTGGCTGCTGAAGCCCGCGCGCTGATCGCCAAGCACAGCAAGTAA
- a CDS encoding HPF/RaiA family ribosome-associated protein, producing the protein MQVQVNTDDHIHGGESLAQWITDESKSRLNRFQDHITRLEVFLTDLDAGKSGANDKRCRIEARVTGRQPVTVTDEADKMANAFIGAVDKLARALDTDLGRVKDRNGRDTIRAGMEE; encoded by the coding sequence ATGCAAGTACAAGTGAACACCGATGACCACATCCACGGCGGCGAGTCGCTGGCGCAATGGATCACCGACGAGTCCAAGAGCCGGCTCAACCGCTTTCAGGACCACATCACACGGCTGGAGGTGTTTCTGACCGACCTGGATGCCGGCAAGTCCGGCGCCAACGACAAGCGTTGCCGCATCGAGGCCCGGGTCACGGGCCGCCAGCCGGTCACCGTGACCGACGAGGCCGACAAGATGGCCAACGCCTTCATCGGTGCCGTGGACAAGCTGGCCCGCGCACTCGATACCGACCTGGGCCGCGTCAAGGACCGCAACGGCCGCGACACCATCCGGGCCGGCATGGAAGAGTGA
- a CDS encoding adenylate/guanylate cyclase domain-containing protein: MFWTRATVSEPADRRRQRGLALAAALLALLLVGAATFSRPWHALEFKTFDVLTALTAPQRTGLNVVILAIDEPTFQELQQPWPFPRSMHAALLQRLHDEGAAAVGLDIVFADPSSEAEDAALARAIAQVGPVVLASTREKIDSANAALWMEVQPLQRFLDAGADAGDAGVEPDDDFVVRRAPVARESFALRLAQRAAEARGQAPALRHFDWIGYRGPRGTFDTRSYYQALEPGLLPEGFFKGKIVLVGRSVRTAAELTRSQADLFNSPFGTAGGERLFPGVELQATLLDNYLNGGGLRSVPEGWTLALTALLLPLLLWASRHWHPAAAASLTAALVLAMGAVSWWLFAAHRLWWPPLLPAVAAVAVYGAAALVGYAIVRQRARQTRAMFAQYVPPAVVSRLIAQPDLMRLGGEAREVTLMFTDLANFTTLSEQLSAEQTVEVLTGYFNAMTPIVHATGGTVDKFIGDAVMAFWGAPLDDAQHAAHAVSAAIAMQQAMQPLVADLHARGLPPIHMRIGLHTGRVVVGNVGSEQRFSYTAIGDAVNLAARLEGANKAFGTSILLSAATAAQLPPGAALRALDDVIVKGKTEPVRVFTPCDDTVLCQASLAALEAFHARDWDGALQALEQVLQRAPGDVAALRLSARVAQARALPPGADWSPAVALDKL; encoded by the coding sequence ATGTTCTGGACGCGCGCTACCGTTTCTGAGCCCGCAGACCGGCGTCGGCAGCGCGGGCTGGCGCTGGCGGCGGCGCTGCTGGCGCTGTTGCTGGTGGGGGCGGCCACGTTCAGCCGACCCTGGCATGCGCTGGAGTTCAAGACCTTCGATGTGCTCACGGCCCTCACCGCGCCGCAGCGCACTGGTCTGAACGTGGTCATCCTCGCCATCGACGAGCCCACCTTTCAGGAGCTGCAGCAACCCTGGCCGTTTCCGCGCAGCATGCACGCGGCGCTGCTCCAGCGCCTTCACGACGAAGGCGCCGCCGCCGTGGGGCTGGACATCGTGTTTGCCGACCCCTCCTCCGAGGCGGAAGATGCGGCCCTGGCGCGTGCCATTGCCCAGGTGGGGCCTGTGGTGCTCGCCTCGACGCGGGAGAAGATCGACAGCGCCAACGCTGCGCTGTGGATGGAGGTGCAGCCGCTGCAGCGGTTTCTGGATGCCGGTGCCGATGCCGGAGACGCCGGGGTGGAGCCAGACGATGATTTCGTGGTGCGCCGGGCGCCCGTAGCGCGCGAGAGCTTTGCGCTGCGGCTGGCGCAGCGCGCGGCCGAGGCGCGTGGGCAGGCGCCCGCGCTGCGCCATTTCGACTGGATCGGCTACCGCGGCCCGCGCGGCACGTTCGACACGCGCTCGTACTATCAGGCGCTGGAGCCGGGTCTGCTGCCCGAGGGGTTTTTCAAGGGCAAGATCGTGCTGGTGGGGCGCTCCGTGCGCACCGCGGCCGAGCTCACCCGTTCGCAGGCCGATCTGTTCAACTCCCCGTTTGGCACAGCAGGGGGCGAGCGGCTGTTTCCCGGCGTGGAGCTGCAGGCCACCCTGCTCGACAACTACCTGAACGGGGGCGGGCTGCGCAGCGTGCCCGAAGGCTGGACCCTCGCGCTCACCGCGCTGCTGCTGCCCCTGCTTCTGTGGGCCAGCCGCCACTGGCACCCCGCCGCTGCGGCAAGCCTCACAGCCGCGCTGGTGCTGGCCATGGGCGCGGTGTCGTGGTGGCTGTTCGCTGCGCACAGGCTCTGGTGGCCGCCACTGCTGCCCGCAGTGGCGGCCGTGGCCGTGTATGGCGCGGCCGCGCTGGTGGGCTACGCCATCGTGCGCCAGCGGGCCCGGCAGACGCGGGCCATGTTTGCGCAGTACGTGCCCCCCGCCGTGGTCTCGCGCCTCATTGCGCAGCCTGATCTGATGCGCCTGGGCGGCGAGGCGCGCGAGGTCACGCTCATGTTCACCGACCTGGCCAACTTCACCACGCTGTCCGAGCAGCTGAGCGCCGAGCAGACGGTGGAGGTGCTCACCGGCTACTTCAACGCCATGACGCCCATCGTGCACGCTACGGGCGGCACGGTGGACAAGTTCATCGGCGACGCGGTGATGGCCTTCTGGGGTGCGCCGCTGGACGACGCACAGCATGCCGCGCACGCCGTGTCGGCCGCCATCGCGATGCAGCAGGCCATGCAGCCGCTGGTGGCCGACCTTCACGCGCGCGGCTTGCCACCCATCCACATGCGCATCGGTCTGCACACGGGGCGGGTGGTGGTGGGCAATGTGGGATCGGAGCAGCGCTTTTCGTACACGGCGATCGGCGATGCGGTGAACCTGGCCGCCCGGCTGGAGGGCGCCAACAAGGCTTTCGGCACCAGCATCCTGCTGTCGGCCGCCACGGCCGCGCAGCTGCCACCAGGAGCGGCGCTGCGTGCGCTGGACGACGTGATCGTCAAGGGCAAGACGGAGCCCGTGCGCGTGTTCACCCCCTGCGATGACACCGTGCTGTGCCAGGCCAGCCTGGCCGCTCTCGAAGCCTTTCATGCACGCGACTGGGACGGCGCCCTGCAGGCGCTGGAGCAGGTGCTGCAGCGCGCGCCCGGTGACGTGGCGGCGCTGCGCCTGTCGGCACGGGTGGCGCAGGCCCGCGCCTTGCCGCCAGGGGCCGACTGGTCGCCTGCCGTGGCGCTGGACAAGCTTTGA
- a CDS encoding TonB-dependent receptor, translating to MSHHKVHRPTVTALAAVLALAWPAAQALAAVPAGAAAEIISLQGTGDQRAAAAADWQPARPAQPLATGDFVRTRQAARMALLFADDTQLRLHQNTVLQVKGVATPAQPVTTLLLNAGRAWTQTRRADGSRLNLETPAATAAIRGTDWDISVEDDGRTLLTVLSGTVEFSNAQGQVSVGANEAAYAEVGKAPVKLVLSQPRDRIQWVNALRADPLPHLAAEPVPEALAPVRTALAARDVPAARAALAPARGAAPAPWVAVMETAIALQAGDVLAAREQLARQVASAAAPLPVWLMQSDVQLMEGDAAAAATTLRTAMQRWPAHPALVAQLARVQLLSDRVDEAAATLAPAQGTAHAELAMVRAELARRRGDAPATLAAYTEATQLAPQDARGWQGLGSAHTEREDAGPARANLQQALALSPQSPGAWGELGTLETFTNQFTEAGQAFATALGDNPADYVALTGQGLLHLKQGEPEAALDAFLRAGVMEPRYARAKTWTAVAYYQLGRHQDALATLRQASSLDDKDPVPYMLLAQIHTDLFQPGEAVEAARAAVQRMPYLKSLNQVANDQKGNANLGASLAFFGMEDWALELAQQSFYPYWGGSHLFLADRYPGEFNKNSALFQGFLTDPMAFGASQRYASLLQKPGAHGAVGVTLDHDQYRMRAPALTLNGMDNTHVPVSWFFKAQSAHASGFPFDLQANAGPALRAGYGDVRAQAVTLGAGMQPSERINLFAYVNHFDMRLRGENLFRFDTVLENQSTQGALGMAYRWGPTEQTWIKLGRSVDNIVLRDYPTLYVLPPFVSLMGVSSEPRKQFSDLQLRHTVDTARGSRFSVALEHVRERQNNLIGGAAAVAAEIPGLGTYRDVFVVGGYNHVDRRYTALTLATTQRLGAALHVDAALGLQQIRHRVDGLTQSYLVNLEEYSEEASRRADMERVVTPRVGVVWQPAAGTTVRMAYQDWLRPLSVSTLTSVETAGIPVEDRLVEAGGRHKRAVAQLAMELGPSTFVNLRADHLRVRNPGTVGVDLRTPSLPFLEEMRNAQLVNLSTTDLLEDTPSFDTGTLKALGAGINHMFSRRWSGYAKYLYQDSESRSFDAGAPVGRIPYIPRHTAVLGATWASPQRIYLSGRAVYRSERFEDKDNFTRMAPGWGVDLMGFWESQDKHWVVGVAALNLWAPKSDRRKARYVLDARYRF from the coding sequence GGCGGCCGTGCTGGCCCTGGCCTGGCCGGCGGCGCAGGCGCTGGCCGCGGTGCCTGCGGGCGCCGCCGCCGAAATCATCAGCCTGCAAGGCACGGGCGACCAGCGCGCCGCCGCGGCGGCCGACTGGCAGCCCGCGCGCCCCGCCCAGCCCCTGGCCACGGGCGATTTCGTGCGCACCCGCCAGGCCGCCCGGATGGCCCTGCTCTTTGCCGACGACACCCAGTTGCGCCTGCACCAGAACACGGTGCTGCAGGTCAAGGGCGTGGCCACGCCTGCCCAGCCGGTCACCACCCTGCTGCTCAACGCCGGGCGCGCCTGGACACAGACGCGGCGGGCCGACGGCTCCCGCCTGAACCTGGAGACCCCGGCCGCCACAGCCGCGATCCGCGGCACCGACTGGGACATCAGCGTCGAGGACGACGGCCGCACCCTGCTGACCGTGCTGTCGGGCACGGTGGAGTTTTCCAATGCACAGGGGCAAGTGTCGGTGGGCGCCAACGAGGCCGCCTATGCCGAGGTGGGCAAGGCCCCGGTCAAGCTGGTGCTGAGCCAGCCGCGCGACCGCATCCAGTGGGTGAATGCCCTGCGCGCCGACCCGCTGCCGCACCTGGCCGCCGAGCCCGTGCCCGAAGCGCTGGCCCCGGTGCGCACCGCGCTGGCAGCCCGCGATGTGCCCGCCGCGCGCGCCGCCTTGGCGCCGGCTCGCGGCGCTGCCCCCGCACCCTGGGTGGCCGTGATGGAAACCGCCATCGCGTTGCAGGCGGGCGATGTCCTCGCTGCGCGCGAACAGCTGGCCCGCCAGGTGGCTTCGGCGGCGGCCCCGCTGCCGGTCTGGCTCATGCAGTCGGACGTGCAGCTCATGGAAGGCGATGCAGCTGCCGCAGCCACCACCTTGCGCACCGCCATGCAGCGCTGGCCCGCGCACCCGGCCCTGGTGGCCCAGCTGGCCCGGGTGCAACTGCTGAGCGACCGCGTGGATGAGGCCGCCGCCACGCTGGCCCCGGCGCAGGGCACTGCGCATGCAGAGCTGGCAATGGTGCGCGCCGAGCTCGCCCGGCGCCGTGGCGATGCACCCGCCACATTGGCTGCGTACACCGAGGCCACGCAGCTGGCCCCGCAAGACGCCCGGGGCTGGCAGGGCCTGGGCAGCGCCCACACTGAACGCGAGGATGCGGGCCCCGCCCGTGCCAATCTGCAGCAGGCACTGGCCCTGTCGCCCCAAAGCCCCGGCGCCTGGGGCGAACTGGGCACGCTCGAAACCTTCACCAACCAGTTCACCGAGGCGGGCCAAGCCTTTGCCACCGCTTTGGGCGACAACCCGGCGGACTACGTGGCGCTCACCGGCCAGGGGCTGCTGCACCTCAAGCAGGGCGAGCCCGAGGCCGCGCTGGATGCCTTTTTGCGCGCCGGTGTGATGGAGCCCCGCTACGCCCGCGCCAAAACCTGGACGGCCGTGGCGTACTACCAGCTTGGCCGCCACCAGGACGCGCTGGCCACGCTGCGTCAGGCCAGCAGCCTGGACGACAAGGACCCCGTGCCCTACATGCTTCTGGCACAGATCCACACCGACCTCTTTCAGCCCGGCGAAGCCGTGGAGGCCGCGCGCGCTGCGGTGCAGCGCATGCCCTACCTCAAGTCGCTCAACCAGGTGGCCAACGACCAGAAGGGCAACGCCAACCTGGGCGCGTCGCTCGCTTTCTTTGGCATGGAAGACTGGGCGCTGGAGCTGGCGCAGCAGAGCTTTTATCCCTACTGGGGTGGCAGCCACCTGTTTCTGGCGGACCGCTACCCGGGCGAGTTCAACAAGAACTCCGCCCTGTTCCAGGGCTTCCTGACCGACCCCATGGCCTTCGGCGCCAGCCAGCGGTATGCGTCGCTGCTGCAGAAACCGGGGGCCCATGGTGCCGTGGGCGTGACGCTGGACCATGACCAGTACCGCATGCGGGCGCCCGCTCTCACGCTCAATGGCATGGACAACACCCATGTGCCCGTGTCGTGGTTCTTCAAGGCGCAGTCGGCCCACGCCAGCGGTTTCCCGTTTGACCTGCAGGCCAACGCCGGGCCGGCCCTGCGCGCAGGCTATGGCGATGTGCGGGCCCAGGCGGTCACGCTGGGCGCAGGGATGCAGCCGAGCGAGCGCATCAACCTGTTTGCCTATGTGAACCATTTCGACATGCGCCTGCGGGGGGAGAACCTGTTCCGGTTCGACACGGTGCTGGAGAACCAAAGCACTCAGGGGGCGCTGGGCATGGCCTACCGCTGGGGCCCCACCGAGCAGACCTGGATCAAGCTCGGCCGCAGCGTGGACAACATCGTGCTGCGCGACTACCCCACGCTGTATGTACTGCCCCCCTTCGTGAGCCTGATGGGCGTGAGCAGCGAACCCCGAAAGCAGTTCAGCGACCTGCAGCTGCGCCACACGGTGGACACTGCGCGGGGCAGCCGCTTCAGCGTCGCGCTGGAACATGTGCGCGAGCGGCAGAACAATCTGATCGGAGGCGCCGCCGCCGTGGCCGCCGAGATTCCCGGCCTCGGCACCTACCGCGATGTGTTTGTGGTGGGCGGCTACAACCATGTGGACCGCCGCTACACCGCGCTGACCCTGGCGACCACCCAGCGGCTGGGCGCGGCGCTGCATGTGGATGCCGCGCTCGGGCTGCAGCAGATCCGCCACCGCGTCGACGGCCTGACCCAGAGCTATCTGGTGAACCTGGAGGAATACAGCGAGGAAGCCTCGCGGCGCGCCGACATGGAGCGTGTTGTCACGCCCCGCGTGGGGGTGGTGTGGCAACCCGCCGCAGGCACCACCGTACGGATGGCCTATCAGGACTGGTTGCGGCCGCTGAGTGTCTCCACCCTGACCAGCGTGGAGACGGCGGGCATTCCGGTGGAGGACCGGCTGGTGGAGGCGGGCGGACGCCACAAGCGCGCGGTGGCGCAACTGGCCATGGAGCTGGGCCCCAGCACCTTTGTGAACCTCCGCGCCGACCACCTGCGCGTGCGCAACCCCGGTACGGTGGGGGTCGATCTGCGCACGCCCAGCCTGCCGTTCCTGGAAGAAATGCGCAACGCCCAGCTGGTCAACCTGTCCACCACCGACCTGCTGGAGGACACGCCCAGCTTTGACACCGGCACCCTCAAGGCCCTGGGAGCGGGCATCAACCACATGTTCAGCCGCCGCTGGTCAGGCTATGCCAAATACCTGTACCAGGACAGCGAAAGCCGCAGTTTTGATGCCGGCGCGCCCGTGGGGCGCATACCCTACATTCCACGCCATACCGCCGTGCTGGGCGCGACCTGGGCCAGCCCGCAGCGCATCTACCTGAGCGGCCGGGCGGTGTACCGCTCAGAGCGCTTCGAGGACAAGGACAACTTCACCCGCATGGCCCCCGGATGGGGTGTGGACCTGATGGGGTTCTGGGAATCGCAGGACAAGCACTGGGTGGTGGGTGTGGCCGCACTGAACCTGTGGGCCCCGAAGTCAGACCGCCGAAAGGCCCGGTATGTTCTGGACGCGCGCTACCGTTTCTGA